The Methylopila sp. M107 genome contains the following window.
TCGCGAGGAAGTCGGCCGGATGCATGTTGCGGTAGAAGTGGACCTTCTTCAGCCGGCCGTGCTCGCGCGCGATGCGGATCGCCTTCGACGTCCCGTCCGAGCCTGCGTCGACGTTCGGCCAGAACCAGAGCGCCGGCACGTCCGCCGCCTCGATCGCCTCAATGGTCTCGAGCGTGTGGCGGTGGCTGTCGTCATATTCTGTCGTCACCGGATGCTGCATGACGACGACGTAAGGCTGGCGCACGTCGACGAAGGCGCCGACGCCGGCATAGCGCGAGACCACGTCGGCCGGATCGCGCTTCTCCTCGATCGCCTCGCGGGCGAGATCGATCGACGGGCAGCCGGTCACATAGACGCTTTCGGGCTGCTCGCCGAGCCGCTCGACGCGCACCCGCGCGCTCTCGCAGGAGACGAGGTGGATGTCGGCGAGCTTGGTGTTGGCGTGGCGGGTCTTCTCGTCGATCGAGCCCGTGACCTCGCCCCCCTGCACATGGGCGAGCGGGATGTTCATGTAGGCCGCGGCGACCGAGGTCGCGATCGTCTCGTAGCGGTCCGCGATGGTGACGACCACGTCGGGCTGCAGGTCGTTGAACACGGTGGCGAGTTCGGCCATGCCGACGCCGGTCGACTTCGCGGAGGTGACGAGGTTTTCGCCCTCGACGATCATGTAGACCTTGCGGTCGACCCGGAAACCTTCGGCCTCCATCACCTTGACGGCCGCGCCGTAGCGGTCGAGCAGGGCGGAAGCCGCGACGACGAGCTGGAGTTCGAGCTCCGGATGGTCGCGGATCGCGGCGAGCGCCGTCTTGATCCGCGCATAGCTCGGCCGCGCCGTGACGACGACGCAGATCTTACGCTTCATGATGCAGAAAAATCCTCATGCTTGAGCGCCGCGTCGCGCGTCACGTCATGGGCGAGGCGTCGGCCGACCAGCGTGTCGACCTCAGCGGCCGGGATGCCGGCGCCGGGCTTTTTGAGACCGAGGTCCTCGCGGGTCACAACAGATCCGGCCTTAAGGTCGCGCGCGGCCACCACGCTCTTCAGAAAGATGTCGCGCATGCCGGCGACGCTCGGATCGAGCGTCGACTTGTCGAGCGGGGCGGCGCGCATTCGGTCGATGAAGCGGGTTCCGTCGACGATCTGCCGGAGTTCGGCCGGCGTGACGGACGCCACGACGTCCGGGCCGAACAGCTCCCGCGTCATGGTGAGATGGACTTCGACGATCTCGATCGCATGGGCGGCCGAAGCCGCCAGCGCCGGATAGATCGTGCCGGAATGGTCCGACAGGCCCACCGCCGAGCCGTAGCGCGCGCGAAGCTCGTCCAGCACGTTGAGTCCGATGGCCTCCGGCGGGGAGGGGTAGCGCGTCGTGCACTGGAAGGTCGCAAATGGCGACCCGGCCGCACGGACGACCTCGACCGCCGCGTCGATCTCGGAGAGCGGGCTCATGCCGCTCGACAGCATGATCGGGCGGCCGTCGCGGGTCATCTCGCGGATCATCGGCAGGTTCGTGAGTTCGCCCGACGCGACCTTCCAGGCCGCCATGTCGAGCCTGCGAAGCAGCTCCACGGCCTCGCCAGAGAACGGAGAGGACAGGAAGATCAGCCCCATCTCGTCGGCGTGGGTCTTCAGGCCCGCCCACTGCTCGGGCGAAAACTCCATGCGCCTCCAGTAGTCGTAGCGCGTCGCGTCCTGCTTCGAGAACTTCACCCGCCAGGGCTCGGCGGCGGTGCTCTCGGCGCTCGCGATGTGGGTCTGGAACTTCACCGCGTGAGCGCCGGCGCGGGCCGCGCAGTCGATATAGGCGTGCGCCTGGCCGAGACTGCCGTCATGCGCCTGCGCGATCTCGGCGATCACGGCGCAGGCCGCTCCGGGCTCCGGCAGACTGAGCCAGTGCGGGGGAGGGGGGTCGATCAAGCGAACTCCGTCGAACGAACGGTCAGGCCGGCGTCAGCCTGTATATTCTATCCGACATCTCCTGCACCTTCGGCGCGCGGAAGGCCAGCGCCTCGGCGAAGAACCTGACCCGCTCCTCGATCTGCGCCGTAGGGACCGGCGGAAACTTGTGGCCGTAATAGAGCGGGTTGACCGAGGAGTTCGCGACGCCCCTTCGGCGATGCTGGCTGAACCGCCGCCTGAGGATAGCGGCGTGGCCCGCCATGCGGCGGAGCGGGGAGGGCGGCGCTTTCGGCCGCGCCAGCATGGCTTCCAGTTCGTCGACGATACGCTCGCTCGCGGTGGGCCCATCGCACGAGGCGATCAGGCCCGCGAGCGCCGCGCGCGCCTCCTGCGGCGGCCTGTCGGAGATCGTGGCGTCGGCGAGCATCGCGATCAGTTCGTCGGCGCCGCCGGCCTCCAGTCCTACGACGCGCGGCTGCGGGATCTCGTGCTCGTCGGCGACGAACGGCCGATAGGAGATCGCGGCCCGCCCCAGCAGCGCGGCCTCGATCGCGGTGGTGCAGCCATTGTGTACGATGTGGGAGGCGCCGATGAGCCAGGGCAGCAGGTCGCCATCGAACCGGACGATCGCGCCCGGAACGCTCGACGCCGCCTTCGCCCAGGCGCTCGGCGCCTCGTCCGGATGCGGGCGGATGACGATGCGGCGGCCGGGGAAGCGCTCGGCGATGCGCGGAATCAGGGCGGCGAATGCCTGAAACAGCGCCAGCCGGTGTTCGAGATAGCCAAGCGCGTGGCCTGTCCTGGCGCTGATGGCGTCGAGGCTGCGTCCGCCGTTTTCGGTTCGGCCGTGGCCGAGCAGGTGGTTCACTTGGCCGAAATTCGAGTTGATCAGGATGAAGTCGTCGCCGAACTCGGCGCGAAGAGCGTCGGCGCGGGCCCGGTAGCGCGCCCGGAATTCCGGCCTCAGCAAGTCGGCGCGCGGATTGCCGGCGAGCAGCATCTCGGCGTCCAGTCCCCGGAGCGCGGGCTTCAACGCGTCCGCCTGTTGCGGCCCCCAGGCGAACAGCGTTTCGACGCCGGACAGAGCCGGGCGGCTTGCCCTGCGCGCTCGGTAGCTTTCCGGCGTCCGCCAGACCAGCCCTTCCTCGTCCCAGGCCGCGACCCGGTGGCCGAGATTGGCGGCGGTCGCGATCGTCCTGTCGCTCGACCGATGAAAGTTCGGCGACAGGAATAGCCCGCGCTCGAGCCGGTCGAGGGCGACGTTGACATGCGCCTTGACGCCGACCGTCGCTGACAGCCCCCGCTGCGCGGCGTGGACCCCGAGCAGCAGCTTTGCGTCGAGTTCGCGCGCGGCGGTCTCGACCGGGAGGATGATGTGACGGCCGACGCTCATGCGCGCACGCGCGGGGCTTGCCACGGACGCGTCATGCGTGAATGAAGGGCGCACTTCGAAGCGCCTCGCCGCGACCATCCGCGCGCCGCGCCAGTGACCGGGCGAACCGCCCCGCTTTTCCGGACCGCATCGTGACCGCTGTCGATCATCACGCCTCCCTGCTCTCCAAGCTGAATTCCCGTCAGGCCCGCGCCGGCGTGGTCGGCCTCGGCTATGTCGGGTTGCCGCTCGCCGTCGCGATCGTGCGCGCCGGCTTCTCGGTAACGGGGTTTGATGTCGATCCTGAGAAGGTCACGGAACTGTCGTCCGGACGGTCATACATCAGCACCATTCCCTCGGAGGGCGTGGCCGAGGCGATGGCGACCGGCCGCTTCCAGCCGACCGACGATTTCGCCAAGCTTGGCGATTGCGACGTCATCGTCATCTGCGTGCCGACGCCGCTCACCAAGTATCGCGAGCCGGACCTTCGATTCGTCGAGGAAACCGGTCGCACGATCGCCAGGACCCTCCGTCCGGGCCAGCTCGTCGCGCTCGAGTCGACCACCTATCCGGGCACGACCGACGAGGTTCTGAAGCCCCTGTTGGAGGCGACAGGCCTGAAGTCCGGCGTCGAGTTCTTCCTTGGCTTCTCGCCCGAGCGTGAGGATCCCGGCAATGCGCATTTCGAAACGGTGACGATCCCGAAGGTCATCGCCGGCGACGGTCCCAAGGCGCTTGAGCTGATGAGCGCCTTTTACGGCGCGGTGGTGAAGCAGGTTGTCCCGGTCTCGACCAACGCGACCGCGGAGGCCGCGAAGATCACCGAAAACATCTTCCGCGCGGTTAACATCGCGCTGGTGAACGAGTTGAAGGTCGTGTTCGACGCGATGGGCGTCGACATCTGGGAAGTGGTCGACGCCGCCAAGACCAAGCCGTTCGGCTACATGCCGTTCTATCCAGGACCGGGCCTTGGCGGCCACTGCATCCCGATCGATCCGTTCTACCTCACCTGGAAGTCGCGCGAATACGACCTGCCGACGCGCTTCATCGAGCTGGCGGGCGAGATCAACACCGCGATGCCGCGCTATGTCGTGGAGCGTCTGGCGGAGGCGCTCGACCGGCGGCTCGGGATCGCGCTCAGCCGCTCAAAAGTCCTGGTGATCGGGCTCGCCTACAAGAAGAACGTCTCGGACGTGCGCGAGAGCCCGTCGTTCAAGCTGATCGAGCTGATCGAGGAGCGGGGCGGGAGGGTCGAGTTTCACGATCCGCATGTGCCGACCGTTCCGTCGACGCGCGAGCACGCAAAGCTGTCGGGCCGCGCCTCGACGCCGCTGACGGCCGCCTCCCTCGAAAGCTTCGACGCGGTGCTGATCTCGACCGACCATGACGCGGTCGACTACGGCCTGATCGCCGAGCACGCCAAGGTCGTGGTCGACACGCGCAACGCCATGGCGCGGCGCGACCTGCGGTCGGAGAAGGTGGTCCGGGCCTAAGAAAGCGCCCGCTGCGTCGCCGTCATCCCGGCCAGTTTCGCGCCGGAATGACGGCCTTTCGCGTCACGCCATCTTTTTGAAGATCATGTGGTACCGGCCAGAGAACAGCTCCTCGGCGCTGACGTCGGGCCAGTTCTGCGCCACGAGCTCCCAGAAGTTCTCGACCGACTGGGTCAGCGCGTAGAAATCCGCGACGTTGCGCAGCGGCTCGTTGACGACAAGCTGCAGCAGGTAGCCGTGGTCGAGCGCGATCTTGACGAGGCGCGACATCGGCGTCCGCGGATAAGCCAGCCCGTGGAAATAGAAGTCGATCATCTGCTCGGCGCGGTCGCCATGGAACTCCTGCGCGAACCGCCGGTACTCCTCGTCGGTCAGAAGCAGGTGTCCCCACGGGATGTTGGTCGACGAATAGCGGTGCGGTCCGAGGAACGAGAAGAACGAGAAGTGCTTGATGATGAAGGTCGCGCCTGGGTTCGAGGAGGCGGCGACGGATTCGAAGATGCCGGCCCAGTCGGAAATGTGGTCGATCGCCTTGGCGTAGAAGATGTCGAACTTCTCGCCGAGCTCGTGCACGTCGTGACCGCCGACCTTGGCGAAGCGGAACGGCTTGCCGCTCTCCTGCGCGTAGGGCGCGACGGCCGGGCGGATGGAGAAATGCTGGTCGCCCATCAGGTGCTTGTAGCGCTCGAAGTCGAATTTCTCCGGGCACTGCGCCTTGATGAAGTCGGCGAGCTCGACGAACAACTCGTCGCGGTCGTGGACCTGCCAGCTCGACTTGTGCTCGCCGTCGAGGAAGGGGTCGATGCCCCAAGCCGAGCCGAGGTCCGAGAATTCGAGCAGGAGGCGCGGGATCATGCCGTTGCCGGTGCCGATGTCCAGAAGGCCCTTGCCCTTCGTCTCGACGCCCGCGCGGCGCATCAGGTCGACGACCTGATGGACCTGAAGCAGCACGCGGCCGCGCTGGCGCTCGCTCGCGGTGCCGGGGGGCGGGCTGTCCCAGTAGTTGGTGCCCGGCGACGTCGGATTGAGATAGGGCAGCAGGAAATCGTCCGAGACCGGCAGGCGGACGCCGTTGTCTTTTACGAAATGGGCGATGTCGTTCACGAGAAAATCTCCGTAGAGGGGCTTTTCACCCGCCTCGTCATGCCCCGGACAAGCCGGGGACCAACGGGCCTTGTCCAGACCGTCGCCGAGGTTCAGCGACTGGTCACTTGATGGCCACGAAGCCTTCGAAGCTGATGTATTTCATGATCGTGGTGACGTCCTTGAAGCCGGAACGCGCGAGCAGGTCGAGATTGCCCTGCGTCGAGAACGGCTCCAGCACGCCCTTGAGGCTGCGCGCCTTGGAGACGATCTCCTCGGCGTTGTAGCCTTGGCTCAGCTTGTAATCATAGGTGTACATCTGGGTCAGCATGTCCTGGAAACGGGCGTCGGGCCCGCGCACCTTTTCGAACATGATGAAGCAGCCGCCCCAGTTCAGCGCCGCATAGATTCGGTCGATCAGGGCCTGACGCACGGCAGGACGCACGAACTGCACGGTGTAGTAGGCCACGATCAGGTCGGCCGGCTCGAGCGGCGCCTGGAAGATGTCGTCGGCGATGAACGAGACGTTCATAAGCCCGGTGTCGGCGCGCTTGGCGTTGGCGCGCTCGATCATTTCCGGCTCGATGTCGACGCCGATGAAGCGCGCTCCGGTCTTGGCCTTGTGGCGCTCGGCCAAGCGGAACGACAGCGTGCCCGTCGAGCAGCCAAGTTCGTAGGCGACCGAGTTCTGGCCTATGAAGAAGTCGCTGACGCCGCCCACCAGCTCATGGCCGGCGGCGTAGAGCGGCACCGATTTCGACACGTGGTCGTCGAAGTGCTGGGCGACCTCGCCCGAGAACACCCAATTGGCGTTGCTCGCGACGATGCTGTCTCCCGTCACGTCCTTCATGAGATGTCTCCGGGCGAATACGCGCGCTGTTCTTTCGGCAATCCAACAAATCGGCCGGAGCCGGATGCAGGTTGACGCGACTGCGCCGAGGACTTACACGCGCGCCCTCGTCAAATCAACGCCGCGACGACTGCGAGGAACGATCCGATGGCTGGCGAACGCCGTTTCCCGGTCATCTTGCCGTCCGAAACACAGCACCGCGAATTCGACGCCAAGCTGCTGCTCGCCGGCATGCTGGCGGAACGCGGCCATCCGGTCATCGTCGGCTCCCGGATGGAGATCCACAACCGGATCCACCGGCTGCCCCGCGGGCTCTACGTCGCCAAGGACATCTTCAGAAGCTCCCGCCGGATGTTCCAGATCATGGAGCGGCTCGGTTTCGGGATCGTCGCCTGGGACGAGGAGGCGATCGTCGTCTCCGACGCCAAGACCTATCACGCGCGACGCGTCGACAGCGAGAACCTGAACCAGATCAAGGCGTTTCTCGCCTGGGGCGAGAACAACAGGCGGCTGATCGAGAGCGCGCCCGGCTATCACGGAACGCCGGTGCACGAGACCGGCAATCCGCGCGTCGACCTGCTGAGCGACCGGGTGCGGGGCTATTTCGAGCCGGACGTCGCCGCGCTCAAGGCGCAGTATGGCGACTTCATCCTGATCAATTCCAACTTCGGGCGGATCAACCACTTCCTGGAGAACGAGCGGGTTCGCCGGCTGGCGAACGGCGAGTTCGAGAACCTCTCGGCCGGCACGCCGGAATGGTGGATGTTCCGCATCGACGTTTTCAACAGCTTCCTGGCCATGCTCCCGGCCGTCGCCCGCGCTTTCCCGGACCGCAAGGTCGTGGTGCGCCCGCATCCTTCGGAATCCCACGAGGTCTGGCTCAAGGCGGCCGAGGGACTTCCGAACGTCGAGGTCGTTCACGAGGGCAACATCTCGCCCTGGCTGCTCGCGAGCGCGGTCGCGATCCACAATGGCTGCACCACCGGCCTCGAGAGCTATCTGCTCGGCCATCCGGTGATCGCCTATCGGGCGGTTCGGTCGGACGGGTTCGACGACCGGTTGCCGAACCACGTCTCGACCTCCGTATTCTCGCAGGCCGATCTGATAGAGACGATGGCCCGGCTGTTCTCCGGCGTTCCGCTGCCGAGCCCAGATCCGGACGCGCTCGCCAAGGTCGAGGACCAGATCGGCCGACGCGACGGCGTTCTCGCGTCCGAGCGGATCGACGCCCTGATCGCCGAGCAGGGCGTCGGCTGGCTGAACGGGGAGTCGAGCTTTGCGGCGCGCATCGCCGGGCGCATCAGCGCCATGCGCCGTCGCGCCCAGAAGCTCAAGGGCGCGAACGTCGCCGGGCACAAGAACAGCGCAGAATACACCGCCCATCGGTTCCAGGGACTGACGGCGGCCGACGCGCGCCAGCGCCTGGCCCGGCTGGGACAGGGCCTCGACCGATTCTCGTCGCTCGACGTGCGAGAACTCTATCCGAACGTCTTCATGGTTTCGAGGTGAGCGGCGAGGCCGCTGCGCCGAAAGCGTCGCTGCGGACCTGACCGGGGCGGCCTAAGTCCAAGATGAAATTCCGAGCCAATGGGCGGCCGACTTATCAGGAATCGGCGTGGTGCCGCGTGAGGGACTCGAACCCCCGACCCCCTGATTACAAATCAGGTGCACTACCAGCTGTGCTAACGCGGCGCCGACCCACTCTATAGCGGCCGGCCGCGCCGCTCGGAAGACCGGGAACCGGACAAAGAGAAAGGCCCCGCGGATCGCTCCGCGGGGCCTCTTTGGTTTGAGCGTCCGTCTGACGGATCAGGCGTGCTCGTAGGTCGTGATGTCGCGGTCCTTGGTCTCGGGCACCAGCAGGACGCCGATGACCACGGTGATCGCGGCGAAGATGATCGGGTACCAGAGGCCGGCGTAGATATCGCCCGTCGAGGCCACGATCGCGAAGGAGGTCGCCGGCAAGAGTCCGCCGAACCAGCCATTGCCGATGTGATAGGGCAGCGACATTGCGGTGTAGCGGATGCGGGTCGGGAAGAACTCGACCAGCGCCGCCGCGATCGGGCCGTACACGGCCGTCACGAACAGCACGAGGATCGTCAGGATGCCGATGATCTTCAGCGCCTGCGTGTTGCCGAAGACGCCGAAGAAGCTCGTGATCTTGACCTTCTCGGCGTCGGCGGCCGCCGGATAGCCGGCCGCGACCGCAGCTTCCGCGATCGTCTTGGAGAACGCCGCCGCCTCGAACGGGACCTCGGTTCCGTTCACCGTCACCTTGAGGGGCGAGCCGGCCGGCTCATCGATCTTGGTGTACTTCAGCGCCTGCTGCGAGAGCGTGCGGCGGGCGATGTCGCACGGCGCGGTGAACTTGCGGATGCCGACCGGGTCGAACAGGTTGCCGCAGGTCGCCGGATCCGAATGGACCTCGATCTTCACGGTCTCGAGCGCCCGTTCATATTTCGGGTTGGCGATCGAGGTCAGCATGCCGAACAGCGGGAAGTAGGTCAGCGCCGCGATCGCGCAGCCGGCGAGGATGACCGGCTTGCGGCCGATCTTGTCCGACAGCGCGCCGAAGAACAGGAAGCCGCCGGTGCCGATGATGAGCGACCAGGCGATCAGCACGTTGGCCGTCAGCAGGTCGATCTTCAGAATGTTCTGCAGGAAGAACAGCGCGTAGAACTGGCCAGTGTACCAGACGACCGCCTGGCCGACGACCAGGCCGAACAGGGCGATCAGCACGAGCTTGCCGTTCTTCCACTGACCGAAGGCTTCCGACAGCGGCGCCTTCGAGGCGGTGCCCTCGTCCTTCATCTTCAGGAAGGCGGGCGACTCATGCATCTGCATGCGGATGTAGATCGAGACCAGCAGCAGCACGATCGAGCCGAGGAACGGGATGCGCCAGCCGCCAGTCAGGCCGAAGAACAGCGGGTAGGTCGAGGCGAACGCCTCTTCGCCCATCCAGAGGCGCAAGGACACGATGACGGCGAGCGAGAGCAGCAGGCCGAGGGTCGCGGTGGTCTGGATCCAGGCGGTGTAGAAGCCGCGC
Protein-coding sequences here:
- a CDS encoding surface carbohydrate biosynthesis protein, which encodes MSVGRHIILPVETAARELDAKLLLGVHAAQRGLSATVGVKAHVNVALDRLERGLFLSPNFHRSSDRTIATAANLGHRVAAWDEEGLVWRTPESYRARRASRPALSGVETLFAWGPQQADALKPALRGLDAEMLLAGNPRADLLRPEFRARYRARADALRAEFGDDFILINSNFGQVNHLLGHGRTENGGRSLDAISARTGHALGYLEHRLALFQAFAALIPRIAERFPGRRIVIRPHPDEAPSAWAKAASSVPGAIVRFDGDLLPWLIGASHIVHNGCTTAIEAALLGRAAISYRPFVADEHEIPQPRVVGLEAGGADELIAMLADATISDRPPQEARAALAGLIASCDGPTASERIVDELEAMLARPKAPPSPLRRMAGHAAILRRRFSQHRRRGVANSSVNPLYYGHKFPPVPTAQIEERVRFFAEALAFRAPKVQEMSDRIYRLTPA
- a CDS encoding nucleotide sugar dehydrogenase, with translation MTAVDHHASLLSKLNSRQARAGVVGLGYVGLPLAVAIVRAGFSVTGFDVDPEKVTELSSGRSYISTIPSEGVAEAMATGRFQPTDDFAKLGDCDVIVICVPTPLTKYREPDLRFVEETGRTIARTLRPGQLVALESTTYPGTTDEVLKPLLEATGLKSGVEFFLGFSPEREDPGNAHFETVTIPKVIAGDGPKALELMSAFYGAVVKQVVPVSTNATAEAAKITENIFRAVNIALVNELKVVFDAMGVDIWEVVDAAKTKPFGYMPFYPGPGLGGHCIPIDPFYLTWKSREYDLPTRFIELAGEINTAMPRYVVERLAEALDRRLGIALSRSKVLVIGLAYKKNVSDVRESPSFKLIELIEERGGRVEFHDPHVPTVPSTREHAKLSGRASTPLTAASLESFDAVLISTDHDAVDYGLIAEHAKVVVDTRNAMARRDLRSEKVVRA
- a CDS encoding surface carbohydrate biosynthesis protein, translated to MAGERRFPVILPSETQHREFDAKLLLAGMLAERGHPVIVGSRMEIHNRIHRLPRGLYVAKDIFRSSRRMFQIMERLGFGIVAWDEEAIVVSDAKTYHARRVDSENLNQIKAFLAWGENNRRLIESAPGYHGTPVHETGNPRVDLLSDRVRGYFEPDVAALKAQYGDFILINSNFGRINHFLENERVRRLANGEFENLSAGTPEWWMFRIDVFNSFLAMLPAVARAFPDRKVVVRPHPSESHEVWLKAAEGLPNVEVVHEGNISPWLLASAVAIHNGCTTGLESYLLGHPVIAYRAVRSDGFDDRLPNHVSTSVFSQADLIETMARLFSGVPLPSPDPDALAKVEDQIGRRDGVLASERIDALIAEQGVGWLNGESSFAARIAGRISAMRRRAQKLKGANVAGHKNSAEYTAHRFQGLTAADARQRLARLGQGLDRFSSLDVRELYPNVFMVSR
- a CDS encoding MFS transporter, which produces MTREEKKVILASSLGTIFEWYDFYLYGTLAVIIGKQFFSAFEPATQAIFALLAFAAGFLVRPFGALVFGRLGDLVGRKYTFLITIVIMGVSTFLVGLLPSYNSIGWIAPVVLIALRMAQGLALGGEYGGAAVYVAEHAPVGRRGFYTAWIQTTATLGLLLSLAVIVSLRLWMGEEAFASTYPLFFGLTGGWRIPFLGSIVLLLVSIYIRMQMHESPAFLKMKDEGTASKAPLSEAFGQWKNGKLVLIALFGLVVGQAVVWYTGQFYALFFLQNILKIDLLTANVLIAWSLIIGTGGFLFFGALSDKIGRKPVILAGCAIAALTYFPLFGMLTSIANPKYERALETVKIEVHSDPATCGNLFDPVGIRKFTAPCDIARRTLSQQALKYTKIDEPAGSPLKVTVNGTEVPFEAAAFSKTIAEAAVAAGYPAAADAEKVKITSFFGVFGNTQALKIIGILTILVLFVTAVYGPIAAALVEFFPTRIRYTAMSLPYHIGNGWFGGLLPATSFAIVASTGDIYAGLWYPIIFAAITVVIGVLLVPETKDRDITTYEHA
- a CDS encoding methyltransferase domain-containing protein; amino-acid sequence: MKDVTGDSIVASNANWVFSGEVAQHFDDHVSKSVPLYAAGHELVGGVSDFFIGQNSVAYELGCSTGTLSFRLAERHKAKTGARFIGVDIEPEMIERANAKRADTGLMNVSFIADDIFQAPLEPADLIVAYYTVQFVRPAVRQALIDRIYAALNWGGCFIMFEKVRGPDARFQDMLTQMYTYDYKLSQGYNAEEIVSKARSLKGVLEPFSTQGNLDLLARSGFKDVTTIMKYISFEGFVAIK
- a CDS encoding N-acetylneuraminate synthase family protein, coding for MIDPPPPHWLSLPEPGAACAVIAEIAQAHDGSLGQAHAYIDCAARAGAHAVKFQTHIASAESTAAEPWRVKFSKQDATRYDYWRRMEFSPEQWAGLKTHADEMGLIFLSSPFSGEAVELLRRLDMAAWKVASGELTNLPMIREMTRDGRPIMLSSGMSPLSEIDAAVEVVRAAGSPFATFQCTTRYPSPPEAIGLNVLDELRARYGSAVGLSDHSGTIYPALAASAAHAIEIVEVHLTMTRELFGPDVVASVTPAELRQIVDGTRFIDRMRAAPLDKSTLDPSVAGMRDIFLKSVVAARDLKAGSVVTREDLGLKKPGAGIPAAEVDTLVGRRLAHDVTRDAALKHEDFSAS
- the neuC gene encoding UDP-N-acetylglucosamine 2-epimerase; amino-acid sequence: MKRKICVVVTARPSYARIKTALAAIRDHPELELQLVVAASALLDRYGAAVKVMEAEGFRVDRKVYMIVEGENLVTSAKSTGVGMAELATVFNDLQPDVVVTIADRYETIATSVAAAYMNIPLAHVQGGEVTGSIDEKTRHANTKLADIHLVSCESARVRVERLGEQPESVYVTGCPSIDLAREAIEEKRDPADVVSRYAGVGAFVDVRQPYVVVMQHPVTTEYDDSHRHTLETIEAIEAADVPALWFWPNVDAGSDGTSKAIRIAREHGRLKKVHFYRNMHPADFLAILMHSRGIIGNSSVAIRECAYLGVPAVNIGSRQRGRDRGRNVRDVDYGRDAIAAAIRDVWSATERPTDMIYGDGHAGKRIADVLATCPLTIDKMLTY